A genome region from Streptomyces sp. S4.7 includes the following:
- a CDS encoding MarC family protein, with the protein MFDAAVFGSLFLTLFVIMDPPGITPIFLALTSGRPAKVQRRMAWQAVAVAFGVITVFGILGQQILDYLHVSVPALMIAGGLLLLLIALDLLTGKTDEPKQTKDVNVALVPLGMPLLAGPGAIVSVILAVQHARGAAAQVSVWAAIVAMHAVLWLTMRYSLVIIRLIKDGGVVLVTRLAGMMLSAIAVQQIINGITQVVQGA; encoded by the coding sequence GTGTTCGACGCCGCCGTTTTCGGCTCCCTCTTCCTGACCCTCTTCGTGATCATGGACCCACCCGGGATCACGCCGATCTTCCTCGCCCTCACCTCCGGACGCCCCGCCAAGGTCCAGCGCCGGATGGCCTGGCAGGCGGTGGCCGTCGCCTTCGGTGTCATCACCGTCTTCGGCATCCTCGGCCAGCAGATCCTCGACTATCTGCATGTGTCCGTCCCCGCGCTGATGATCGCGGGCGGGCTGCTCCTGCTCCTCATCGCGCTCGATCTGCTCACCGGCAAGACCGACGAGCCCAAGCAGACGAAGGACGTCAACGTCGCCCTCGTGCCGCTCGGGATGCCGCTCCTCGCGGGGCCCGGCGCGATCGTCTCCGTGATCCTCGCCGTCCAGCACGCGCGAGGCGCTGCGGCGCAGGTGTCGGTGTGGGCGGCGATCGTGGCGATGCACGCCGTCCTCTGGCTGACGATGCGCTACTCGCTGGTGATCATCCGGCTGATCAAGGACGGCGGTGTGGTGCTGGTGACCCGGCTCGCCGGAATGATGCTCTCGGCCATCGCCGTGCAGCAGATCATCAACGGCATCACCCAGGTCGTCCAGGGCGCGTGA
- a CDS encoding DUF3152 domain-containing protein: protein MGRHSRKGPAPQGSDSKKRASTGSGPPAGRRDVPAAPSPGGRDHAAPPPYGTPAHGVPQVRGGHPEHREPGGGWGQQRYGDGQAGGSPGPRHPQQPQGRQPRPAPAGQRQVPGPRREFIDAFDAPPSRHGSAADGTDVDSARWRPDPYAPVTDWDDENSRPRVGSADGSGRGFDHDDGEAAPDADGDGERPAKGALGRTFTGIAAAAVTTVLVVVVAGQVTDRGEQRAGAQPSGGLARDGEGAASRSDGRPTPKESAADAPALPPTYNQLMTRQFPLAADLKGSGEFEAVPGLAKAPGEGRKIRYRIDVEKGLGLDRNLFADAVQKTLNDDRSWAHDGAMTFERIASGSPDFVITLASPGTTAEWCAKSGLDTTVDNVSCDSAATDRVMINAFRWAQGAKTYGPKAMLAYRQMLINHEIGHRLGHDHVSCRTPGSLAPVMQQQTKTLELDGVKCKPNPWVFPGS, encoded by the coding sequence GTGGGACGACACAGCCGTAAAGGCCCCGCACCGCAGGGATCCGACAGCAAGAAGCGGGCCTCCACCGGAAGCGGCCCACCGGCCGGCCGGCGGGACGTGCCCGCCGCCCCGTCTCCCGGCGGACGGGACCATGCCGCCCCACCGCCGTACGGCACCCCCGCGCACGGCGTGCCGCAGGTGCGCGGCGGACATCCCGAGCACCGCGAGCCGGGCGGCGGCTGGGGTCAGCAGCGCTACGGGGACGGGCAGGCCGGCGGATCGCCGGGGCCCCGGCACCCACAGCAGCCGCAGGGCCGGCAGCCGCGCCCGGCGCCGGCCGGACAGCGCCAAGTGCCGGGACCACGCCGTGAGTTCATCGACGCCTTCGACGCGCCGCCCTCTCGTCACGGATCCGCCGCCGACGGTACGGACGTCGACTCCGCGCGCTGGCGGCCCGATCCGTACGCTCCCGTCACCGACTGGGACGACGAGAACAGCCGGCCCCGTGTGGGCTCCGCCGACGGCTCGGGCCGCGGCTTCGACCACGACGACGGTGAGGCCGCTCCGGACGCCGACGGCGACGGGGAGCGGCCCGCCAAGGGCGCTCTCGGCCGCACCTTCACCGGGATCGCCGCGGCGGCCGTGACCACGGTGCTCGTCGTCGTGGTGGCCGGTCAGGTCACCGACCGCGGGGAACAACGGGCCGGCGCGCAGCCCTCCGGCGGACTCGCCCGCGACGGCGAGGGCGCCGCCTCGCGCTCGGACGGCAGGCCGACACCGAAGGAGTCCGCCGCCGACGCCCCGGCGCTGCCGCCCACCTACAACCAGTTGATGACCAGGCAGTTCCCGCTGGCCGCCGACCTCAAGGGCTCGGGCGAGTTCGAGGCGGTGCCCGGACTGGCGAAGGCGCCCGGCGAGGGCCGCAAGATCCGCTACCGGATCGATGTCGAGAAGGGCCTCGGCCTCGACCGGAACCTGTTCGCCGACGCCGTGCAGAAGACCCTCAACGACGACCGGAGCTGGGCCCACGACGGGGCCATGACCTTCGAGCGGATCGCCAGTGGCTCGCCCGACTTCGTGATAACCCTCGCCAGTCCCGGGACCACGGCCGAGTGGTGCGCCAAGTCCGGACTGGACACCACCGTCGACAACGTGTCCTGCGACTCCGCCGCGACCGACCGCGTCATGATCAACGCGTTCCGCTGGGCGCAGGGGGCCAAGACGTACGGCCCCAAGGCGATGCTCGCCTACCGGCAGATGCTGATCAACCACGAGATCGGGCACCGGCTCGGGCACGACCACGTGAGCTGCCGGACGCCGGGCTCGCTCGCCCCGGTGATGCAGCAGCAGACCAAGACGCTGGAGCTCGACGGCGTCAAGTGCAAGCCCAACCCCTGGGTGTTCCCCGGCAGTTGA
- a CDS encoding alpha/beta hydrolase — MSSTELPETLAAAVPRVSTVRVAEGERLRTVALPGLTLNVRSRPPTRAGLPRALYVHGLGGSSQNWSDLMPLLADVVDGEAVDLPGFGDSPPPEDRNYSLTAHARAVIRLLDASGRGAVHLLGNSLGGAVATRIAAARPDLVSTLTLVSPALPEIRVQRNALPTALLAVPGVAALFGRMTREWTAEQRTRGVMALCYGDPGRVSEEGLRHAVEEMERRQGLPYFWEAMTRSARGIVDAYTLGGQQGLWRQAERVLAPTLLVYGGRDQLVSYRMARKASAVFRDSRLLTLPDAGHVAMMEYPEVVAEAARGLIRESDAATGGSRGETNDRADRSYGRGGAVVSAGDGGGNDSDNDSGGS, encoded by the coding sequence ATGTCTTCGACCGAGCTGCCGGAAACCCTCGCCGCCGCCGTCCCGCGCGTGAGTACCGTCCGGGTCGCCGAAGGTGAGCGGCTGCGTACGGTGGCCCTGCCGGGGCTGACCCTGAACGTGCGCTCACGGCCCCCGACGCGTGCCGGACTGCCGCGCGCCCTGTACGTGCACGGCCTCGGCGGCTCCTCGCAGAACTGGTCCGACCTGATGCCGCTGCTGGCCGACGTGGTCGACGGCGAGGCGGTCGACCTGCCCGGCTTCGGGGACTCCCCGCCGCCGGAGGACCGCAACTACTCGCTCACCGCCCACGCGCGGGCCGTGATCCGGCTCCTCGACGCGAGCGGCCGCGGCGCGGTGCATCTCCTCGGCAACTCCCTGGGCGGCGCCGTCGCGACCCGGATCGCCGCCGCCCGCCCCGACCTGGTGAGCACCCTCACCCTCGTCTCACCCGCGCTCCCCGAGATCCGCGTGCAGCGCAACGCCCTGCCGACCGCCCTGCTGGCCGTGCCCGGCGTCGCCGCGCTGTTCGGACGGATGACCCGCGAGTGGACGGCCGAGCAGCGCACTCGCGGGGTGATGGCGCTCTGTTACGGAGACCCCGGCCGGGTCTCGGAGGAAGGGCTGCGGCACGCCGTGGAGGAGATGGAGCGGCGGCAGGGTCTTCCGTACTTCTGGGAAGCGATGACCCGCTCCGCGCGGGGCATCGTCGACGCGTACACCCTCGGGGGGCAGCAGGGGCTGTGGCGGCAGGCCGAGCGGGTCCTCGCGCCGACGCTGCTCGTCTACGGAGGGCGGGATCAGCTTGTTTCGTACCGAATGGCACGAAAGGCGTCCGCCGTTTTCCGGGATTCGCGGCTCCTGACGCTTCCGGACGCCGGTCATGTTGCCATGATGGAGTACCCCGAGGTGGTCGCCGAGGCCGCGCGCGGTCTCATCCGGGAGTCCGACGCGGCGACGGGTGGGTCGCGGGGTGAGACGAACGACCGTGCCGACCGTAGCTACGGTAGAGGCGGCGCGGTCGTGAGTGCGGGCGACGGCGGCGGCAACGACAGCGACAACGACAGTGGCGGGAGCTGA
- a CDS encoding ferritin-like fold-containing protein — protein METSDNATAPESSPGSAPAELTGIAAQDWAAASADPKYRAAVVDLLGALAYGELAAFERLAEDAKLAPTLDDKAELAKMASAEFHHFERLRDRLGEIDADPTGAMDPFAAALDDFHRQTAPSDWLEGLVKAYVGDSIASDFYREVAARLDSDTRGLVLAVLDDTGHGNFAVEKVRAAIEAEPRVGGRLALWARRLMGEALSQAQRVVADRDALSTMLVGGVADGFDLAEVGRMFSRITEAHTKRMAALGLAA, from the coding sequence ATGGAGACGTCTGACAACGCCACTGCCCCTGAGTCCTCACCCGGATCCGCGCCCGCGGAACTCACCGGGATCGCCGCCCAGGACTGGGCGGCGGCCTCCGCCGATCCGAAGTACCGGGCCGCGGTCGTGGATCTGCTGGGAGCGCTCGCCTACGGCGAACTGGCGGCTTTCGAGCGGCTCGCCGAGGACGCCAAACTCGCGCCGACCCTGGACGACAAGGCGGAACTCGCGAAGATGGCCTCCGCCGAATTCCACCATTTCGAGAGGCTGCGCGACCGGCTCGGCGAAATCGACGCCGATCCCACGGGCGCCATGGACCCCTTCGCCGCCGCGCTGGACGACTTCCACCGCCAGACCGCGCCGTCGGACTGGCTGGAGGGCCTGGTCAAGGCGTATGTGGGCGACTCGATCGCCAGTGACTTCTACCGCGAGGTCGCCGCGCGGCTGGACTCCGACACCCGCGGTCTGGTGCTCGCTGTGCTCGATGACACAGGCCACGGCAATTTCGCCGTCGAGAAGGTCCGGGCGGCGATCGAGGCCGAGCCGAGGGTCGGCGGGCGCCTCGCGCTGTGGGCGCGGCGGCTGATGGGCGAGGCGCTGTCGCAGGCGCAGCGTGTGGTGGCCGACCGCGACGCGCTCTCGACGATGCTGGTGGGCGGGGTCGCGGACGGGTTCGACCTGGCCGAGGTCGGCCGGATGTTCTCGCGCATCACCGAGGCGCACACCAAGCGGATGGCGGCGCTGGGGCTGGCGGCCTGA
- a CDS encoding DEAD/DEAH box helicase encodes MTLPVALSGKDVIGQAKTGTGKTLGFGLPLLERVTVPADVEAGRAVPELLTNAPQALVVVPTRELCQQVTNDLQTAGKVRNVRVLAIYGGRAYEPQVEALKKGVDVVVGTPGRLLDLAGQRKLDLSHVRGLVLDEADEMLDLGFLPDVERIIQLLPAKRQTMLFSATMPGAVIGLARRYMSQPTHISATSPDDAGATVANTTQRVYRAHSMDKPEMVARILQAEGRGLAMIFCRTKRTAADIADQLAQRGFASGAVHGDLGQGAREQALRAFRNGKVDVLVCTDVAARGIDVEGVTHVINYQSPEEEKTYLHRIGRTGRAGASGIAVTLVDWDDIPRWQLINKALDLGFPDPPETYSTSPHLFEELSIPAGTKGILPRTDRTRAGLSAEQVEDLGETGGRGRKSAGPSSARTSTSVQEERPARTRTPRQRRRTRGGTPLEAGEAQTVTATAPAATEAVDTAEGTDGTQPRVPRRRRRTRVSVPAEAADAVATTVAVPAADVFVEPLAEPGADADTEVATKPRRRRTRAAKPAVEAVDTVETPVAPVVTDGDTGTKTETKPRRRTRAKATVEAGTAKTAAAEADAPVAEAKPRRRRTRAAVAQPES; translated from the coding sequence ATGACCCTCCCGGTCGCGCTGTCCGGCAAGGACGTGATCGGCCAGGCCAAGACCGGCACCGGCAAGACGCTGGGCTTCGGCCTGCCGCTCCTGGAGCGCGTCACCGTCCCCGCCGACGTCGAGGCGGGCCGGGCCGTCCCCGAGCTGCTCACCAACGCCCCGCAGGCCCTCGTGGTCGTCCCCACCCGCGAGCTGTGCCAGCAGGTCACCAATGACCTCCAGACCGCCGGCAAGGTGCGCAACGTACGCGTGCTGGCGATCTACGGCGGCCGTGCCTACGAGCCGCAGGTCGAGGCCCTGAAGAAGGGCGTCGACGTCGTCGTCGGCACTCCCGGCCGGCTTCTCGACCTGGCGGGCCAGCGCAAGCTCGACCTGTCGCACGTGCGCGGACTCGTTCTCGACGAGGCCGACGAGATGCTCGACCTGGGCTTCCTGCCCGACGTCGAGCGGATCATCCAGCTGCTGCCGGCGAAGCGCCAGACGATGCTGTTCTCGGCCACCATGCCGGGCGCGGTCATCGGTCTCGCCCGCCGCTACATGTCGCAGCCGACGCACATCAGCGCGACGTCCCCGGACGACGCGGGCGCGACGGTCGCCAACACCACCCAGCGGGTCTACCGCGCCCACTCCATGGACAAGCCGGAGATGGTCGCGCGCATCCTCCAGGCCGAGGGCCGCGGCCTCGCGATGATCTTCTGCCGTACGAAGCGCACGGCCGCCGACATCGCCGACCAGCTCGCCCAGCGCGGCTTCGCCTCGGGCGCCGTTCACGGTGACCTGGGGCAGGGAGCGCGTGAGCAGGCGCTGCGCGCGTTCCGCAACGGCAAGGTGGACGTTCTGGTCTGCACCGACGTCGCCGCCCGCGGTATCGACGTCGAGGGCGTGACGCACGTCATCAACTACCAGTCGCCCGAGGAGGAGAAGACCTACCTCCACCGCATCGGCCGCACCGGCCGCGCGGGCGCGTCCGGCATCGCCGTGACGCTGGTCGACTGGGACGACATCCCGCGCTGGCAGCTGATCAACAAGGCGCTGGACCTGGGCTTCCCTGACCCGCCGGAGACGTACTCGACATCGCCGCACCTCTTCGAGGAGCTCAGCATCCCCGCGGGGACGAAGGGCATCCTGCCGCGTACGGACCGGACGCGTGCCGGTCTGTCCGCGGAGCAGGTCGAGGACCTGGGCGAGACGGGCGGCCGCGGCCGTAAGTCCGCCGGTCCGTCGTCGGCGCGGACGTCCACCTCCGTGCAGGAGGAGCGCCCGGCACGTACGCGTACGCCGCGGCAGCGCCGCCGTACGCGCGGCGGGACTCCCCTGGAGGCCGGTGAGGCGCAGACGGTGACGGCGACGGCTCCGGCGGCGACCGAAGCGGTCGACACCGCCGAGGGCACGGACGGTACGCAGCCGCGCGTCCCGCGTCGTCGCCGGCGTACGCGCGTGAGCGTGCCCGCCGAGGCGGCCGACGCGGTCGCCACGACCGTGGCGGTTCCCGCGGCCGACGTGTTCGTCGAGCCGCTCGCCGAGCCCGGGGCCGACGCCGACACCGAGGTCGCCACCAAGCCGCGCCGTCGTCGTACGCGCGCCGCCAAGCCCGCGGTCGAGGCCGTGGACACCGTCGAGACCCCGGTTGCGCCGGTGGTCACCGACGGCGACACCGGAACGAAGACCGAGACCAAGCCCCGGCGCCGCACGCGCGCCAAGGCAACGGTCGAGGCCGGGACGGCGAAGACCGCCGCGGCGGAGGCCGACGCCCCCGTCGCCGAGGCCAAGCCGCGCCGCCGCCGTACGCGCGCGGCGGTCGCCCAGCCCGAGAGCTGA
- a CDS encoding DUF3107 domain-containing protein, protein MEVKIGVQHTPREIVLESGQSAEEVESAVGDALAGKAKLLSLTDEKGRKVLVPAERIAYVEIGEPTTRRVGFGTL, encoded by the coding sequence GTGGAGGTCAAGATCGGCGTGCAGCACACGCCCCGCGAGATCGTTCTGGAGAGCGGGCAGTCCGCCGAGGAGGTCGAGAGCGCCGTCGGCGACGCACTCGCCGGCAAGGCGAAGCTGCTCAGCCTCACGGACGAGAAGGGGCGGAAGGTGCTCGTACCGGCCGAACGGATCGCGTACGTGGAGATCGGCGAGCCGACGACACGACGAGTGGGCTTCGGCACTCTCTAG
- a CDS encoding alpha/beta hydrolase, which translates to MSRPPTFTPPPCARALQLSTGRGPFAVLDARPEGAPRGTALLLPGYTGSKEDFIAMLEPLTAAGYRVVAVDGRGQYESKGPDSQEAYAQKELAADVLAQAAAADTPVHLVGHSLGGQIARAAVLADPEPFLTLTLISSGPARIAPSQQERVRLLSEALELTHMDMEQVWAGIRAMDPPEETDVDGADLRRRWLGHNPAQLLATGRQLTAEADRVAELAAVRDLPVHVVSGERDDTWPVPLLDDMARRLGARRTVIEGAEHSPNTDQPLRTAAALSAFWDGADRPRG; encoded by the coding sequence ATGAGCCGGCCGCCCACGTTCACTCCCCCGCCCTGCGCCCGCGCGCTCCAGCTGTCGACCGGGCGCGGGCCCTTCGCCGTGCTCGACGCGCGCCCCGAGGGGGCGCCGCGGGGCACCGCACTCCTGCTGCCCGGATACACCGGCAGCAAGGAGGACTTCATCGCGATGCTGGAACCGCTCACCGCGGCCGGCTACCGCGTCGTCGCCGTGGACGGCCGCGGGCAGTACGAGTCCAAGGGCCCCGACTCCCAAGAGGCTTACGCGCAGAAGGAATTGGCGGCGGATGTGCTCGCGCAGGCGGCAGCGGCCGACACTCCGGTCCACCTCGTGGGGCACTCGCTGGGCGGGCAGATCGCCCGCGCCGCCGTCCTGGCGGACCCGGAGCCGTTCCTGACACTGACGCTGATCTCGTCGGGCCCCGCCCGCATCGCGCCCTCCCAGCAGGAGCGGGTGCGGCTGCTGAGCGAGGCCCTGGAACTCACGCACATGGACATGGAGCAGGTCTGGGCGGGCATCCGGGCGATGGACCCGCCGGAGGAGACCGATGTCGACGGCGCGGACCTGCGCCGTCGCTGGCTCGGTCACAACCCGGCCCAACTACTTGCCACGGGACGGCAGTTGACGGCGGAGGCGGACCGGGTGGCCGAGCTGGCGGCCGTACGGGACCTGCCCGTCCATGTGGTGTCCGGCGAGCGGGACGACACCTGGCCGGTGCCGTTGCTCGACGACATGGCGCGGCGGCTGGGCGCGCGCAGGACGGTGATCGAGGGCGCCGAACACTCGCCGAACACCGATCAGCCGCTGCGTACGGCCGCCGCGCTCAGCGCGTTCTGGGACGGGGCCGACCGGCCCCGGGGGTGA
- a CDS encoding TetR/AcrR family transcriptional regulator: MTAIEQTEAARPRGTRLPRRARRNQLLGAAQEVFVAQGYHAAAMDDIAERAGVSKPVLYQHFPGKLDLYLALLDQHCEALLHAVRTALASTTDNKLRVAATMDAYFAYVEDEGGAFRLVFESDLTNEPAVRERVDRVALQCAEAISDVIASDTGLSKEESMMLAVGLGGVSQVVARYWLSSESVIPRDKAVELLTSLAWRGIAGFPLHGSEQHPGA; encoded by the coding sequence GTGACAGCCATAGAGCAGACCGAGGCGGCGCGCCCGCGAGGCACGCGCCTGCCACGCCGCGCTCGACGCAATCAGCTTCTGGGCGCGGCTCAGGAAGTCTTCGTCGCACAGGGGTACCACGCCGCGGCGATGGACGACATCGCGGAGCGGGCCGGAGTCAGCAAGCCCGTCCTCTATCAGCACTTCCCCGGAAAGCTGGACCTCTACCTGGCGCTGCTCGACCAGCACTGCGAGGCCCTGCTGCACGCGGTGCGCACGGCACTGGCGTCGACGACGGACAACAAGCTCCGGGTCGCGGCCACGATGGACGCGTACTTCGCCTACGTCGAGGACGAGGGCGGCGCGTTCCGGCTGGTCTTCGAGTCCGACCTGACGAACGAGCCGGCCGTGCGCGAGCGCGTCGACCGGGTCGCGCTCCAGTGCGCGGAGGCGATCTCCGACGTGATCGCCTCGGACACGGGCCTGTCCAAGGAGGAGTCCATGATGCTGGCCGTCGGGCTCGGCGGTGTCTCCCAGGTGGTGGCCCGCTACTGGCTCTCCAGCGAATCGGTCATCCCCCGCGACAAGGCCGTGGAACTTCTCACGTCGCTTGCCTGGCGCGGCATCGCCGGATTCCCGCTGCACGGCAGCGAGCAGCACCCGGGCGCCTGA
- a CDS encoding NYN domain-containing protein, with protein MSEAEINPDIAEVGARLERTNELLQRMLAEVAKTPSTHAIFVDAGYVYAAAGLLVAGTEDRRAFDLDAEGLIEAFIDKARTIFADSRLLRVYWYDGARRRIHTPEQQSIAELPDVKVRLGNLNANNQQKGVDSLIRTDLESLARHRAISDAALVGGDEDLVSAVEAAQGYGARVHLWGIEAGDGRNQAEPLLWEVDSQRTFDLDFWQPYVTRRPVTTYENEGDPPPSREQVRFIGAQIAATWLVGRGRVAMAELLPGHPYLPGPVDQDLLIEAEKLLQRSLRGHAVLRRALRDGFWQHLQAQF; from the coding sequence ATGAGCGAGGCAGAGATCAACCCCGACATCGCCGAGGTCGGCGCCCGCCTGGAGCGCACCAATGAACTGCTCCAGCGGATGCTGGCCGAGGTCGCGAAGACCCCTTCCACTCACGCCATTTTCGTCGACGCGGGTTACGTCTACGCTGCGGCGGGATTACTGGTCGCGGGAACCGAGGACCGCCGGGCCTTCGATCTCGACGCCGAAGGGCTCATCGAGGCGTTCATCGACAAGGCGCGCACGATCTTCGCGGACAGCAGGCTGCTGCGCGTCTACTGGTACGACGGCGCGCGGCGCCGCATCCACACCCCCGAGCAGCAGTCCATCGCCGAGCTGCCCGACGTCAAGGTCCGCCTCGGCAATCTCAACGCGAACAACCAGCAGAAGGGCGTCGACTCACTGATCCGCACGGATCTCGAATCGCTCGCCAGACACCGCGCGATCAGCGACGCCGCACTCGTGGGCGGTGACGAGGACCTCGTGTCCGCCGTCGAGGCCGCTCAGGGGTACGGCGCGCGCGTCCACCTCTGGGGCATCGAGGCCGGTGACGGGCGCAACCAGGCCGAGCCGCTGCTGTGGGAGGTCGACAGCCAGCGCACCTTCGACCTCGACTTCTGGCAGCCGTACGTGACGCGGCGGCCGGTCACCACGTACGAGAACGAGGGCGATCCGCCGCCCTCGCGCGAACAGGTGCGCTTCATCGGCGCGCAGATCGCGGCGACCTGGCTGGTGGGGCGGGGGCGGGTGGCGATGGCCGAGTTGCTGCCGGGGCATCCGTATCTGCCGGGGCCGGTGGACCAGGACCTGCTGATCGAGGCGGAGAAGCTGCTCCAGCGGTCGCTGCGGGGGCACGCGGTGCTGCGGCGGGCACTGCGCGACGGCTTCTGGCAGCACCTGCAGGCGCAGTTCTGA